Part of the Mycolicibacterium mageritense genome is shown below.
GTTCCTCGACAGCCAGTTCCTGCCGAAGACCACGCCGTAGAGCCGGCGTCAGATCCCCACGTTGGCCCGCAACTCACCGACGGCGTCGCGTCGGACGAGGCGATACCGGACGACGGCCGTGCCTGCGCCCCCGAGCAGCACCAGCAGCAGGCACGCGACGTCGGCCACGGCGCCGAAGACCCACCCGGCGACACCGGTCCCCAGCACGAACGGCGGAATCCAGTGCAGCACCCTCGTCCACGACGGCAGCGGATGCTCGTCTGACGCCACGGCCTTGGCCCGGGCGTACTCGGGATAGAACTCGGTGAATGCGACCGCGAACGACAGCGCGGCCAACTGAAGGATCCAGCCGGTCCAGAAGTTGTCGGTGTCCCCGTAGATCACGTCGCCCGCGAAGCCCACGGCGGCCGAGAAGCCGAAGGCGCCCGCCCACACCGCGGTGAGCACCATGTTGTTGTGCTTGAAAAGCGGTGTGTCCCACCGTTCCCGCGGTGTGACGTCTCGCGCGTAAGCCATGGTGTACGGCCTGCGGATCACCAGCGAGGCCACGGCGAACACGGCCATCGCGGCGTTGGTGATCTCACCCGACCACATCTCCAGCCACGCTTTCGTGCCACTGGACGCCGCAAGCCCGATGAGCGCGAGCAGCACGAAATACGAGACCCCGAACACCTCGAGCACGTGGACCGTGATGCCACGGTGTCTACTGAGGACCAGCACCACCAGCGATATGGCCAGCGCGCCCAGCACGGCGACCTCGTATCGACCGGGCCCGGCGAGGATGGCCATGAGCGCCCACGGCCCTATCCCGGACAGCGGCGAATCGAGGAACGCGTCGAGGGTCTTGCCGAGCACGCGACGACTGTATTGGCCCGGGCTGAGAGGAAAGCGGTCGGTTGACAGGTGACACTCAGACAGGCACCCTGACGGCATGAATCTGCCCGATAGCTGGACAGATCGCCCGGTGGCCATCGTGCGCCGAAACGCCGCGGAGACGGTGTTCGAGGATCTGTGCTCAGCTATCGAGAACGGCGACCTTCCCGTCGGGGTCAAGCTGCCGCCCGAGGCGGCCCTGGCCGAACGCTACGGCGTGAGCCGCTCGGTGATCCGCGAGGCCCTGCGGTCCTGTCAGACCCTCGGGCTGACCGAGACCAAGACCGGCTCGGGCACCGTCGTGATCTCCGCGCACGCCGCCACGCCCCATTACGGCCGCTTCTCGGCCCGCGATCTCGTCGAAGCCCGGCCCTACATCGAGGTGCCCGCGGCAGGCTGGGCCGCGCGCCGCCGCACCGAAGCCCAACTGGCAGAGCTCACAAGCATTGTCGACCGGATGGAGGGCGAGGTCGATCCCGCGCGGTGGGTGCGGCTGGACACCGAATTCCATCTCGGCATCGCGAAGGCGTCGGGCAACGAGGTGTTCGCCACCGTGGTCGCGGCGATCCGCGGTGCGTTGTCGATGCAGTCCCGCATGCTCAACGCGAGCATCCACGAGCGGCGAGCGGCCTCCAACCGCGAGCACCGCAGGATCCTCGACGCGATCGCGTCGGGCGACTTCGCCGACGCGTCCGACGCCATGCGCCAGCACCTGGACCGGGTCGAGGATGCCGTGAACAAGCTCGCCACGATCACGCCCTGATGCGCTTCGAACCCTGAACCGAAGTTCACACCGTTGACGCCGGGACGTGATGGGTGTCACACTTCCTCAGTCAAGCTGTCTGACAGCCGTACAGCTGAGATTGGACCTCCCATGCCGCCGAGCTCGCCACAGTCGGAAGCCGTCCGCCCCGGCGTATCCCATGAGCAGTTGACCCGCGAGGACGCGGGCTATCACAAGGGCCTCAAGCCTCGCCAGCTGCAGATGATCGCCATCGGCGGGGCCATCGGCACCGGATTGTTCCTCGGTGCGGGCGGCCGCCTCGCGTCGGCCGGCCCCGGCCTGTTCCTCGTGTACGCCGTGTGCGGCGTCTTCGTGTTCCTGATCCTGCGTGCCCTCGGCGAGCTGGTGTTGCACCGGCCGTCATCGGGCTCGTTCGTGTCCTACGCGCGGGAGTTCTACGGCGAGAAAGCCGCCTACGCCGTCGGCTGGCTGTACTTCCTCAACTGGGCGATGACCGCGATCGTCGACACCACCGCGATCGCCACGTACTTCCACTACTGGAAGACGTTCAACGTGATCCCACAGTGGCTGCTCGCACTGATGGCGCTCGGCATCGTGCTCGGAGTCAACCTGATCTCGGTGAAAGTGTTCGGGGAGATGGAGTTCTGGGCCGCGCTGATCAAGGTCGTGGCACTGATGACGTTCCTGGTCGTCGGCACCATCTTCCTGGCCGGCCGGTACCCGGTCGACGGCCACAGCACGGGCCTGAGCATCATCGGCCAGAACGGCGGCCTGTTCCCGACCGGTGCGCTCCCCCTGCTGATCGTCACCTCCGGAGTCGTGTTCGCTTACGCCGCAGTCGAATTGGTGGGCACCGCAGCGGGCGAGACGGCAGAACCGGAGAAGATCATGCCGCGCGCCATCAACTCGGTGGTGGCCCGCATCGCGATCTTCTACGTCGGGTCGGTCGTGCTACTGGCCCTGCTGCTGCCCTACACCGCCTACGACAAGCACGAGAGCCCGTTCGTCACGTTCTTCTCCAAGATCGGCTTCGACGGCGCGGGCGACATCATGAACGTCGTGGTGCTCACCGCCGCGTTCTCCAGCCTCAACGCGGGGCTGTATTCGACCGGCCGCATCCTGCGGTCGATGGCCATGAACGGCAGCGCCCCCAAGTTCACCGCACGCATGTCGCGCAACGGCGTGCCGTACGGCGGCATCGTGCTGACCTGCGTGATCTGCCTTTTCGGCGTGGTACTCAACGCTTTTCAGCCCGGCGAGGCCTTCGAGATCGTCCTCAACATGGCCGCGCTCGGCATCATCGCATCGTGGGGCACCATCGTCTTGTGCCAGCTGCGACTCGTCAAGATGGCCGACGCAGGCATCATGAAACGGCCCAGCTTCCGCATGCCGCTCACGCCCTACAGCGGATACGCCACACTGTTGTTCCTGTTCGCGGTGCTGGTGCTGATGGCGTTCGACGCGCCGATCGGCACCTGGACCATCGGCACCCTCGTGGTGCTCGTCCCGGCTCTGATCGGCGGCTGGTATCTGGTGCGCGGCCGGGTCATGGAAGCCGCGCGCGAACGAATGGGCTATACCGGCGAATTCCCGGTGGTGGCGAACCGTCCGGTGGATCCTGATGAGTAGGAGGTGCACCGATGACCCGTAACCGTTACGCCGCCCGTCCGCCGCTGTACGGCATGGTGATGGTCTTCCTCGCCATGGCCATCGTCGCCGTGACCGCGTACTACCACCTCGGCTGGTGGTCGATCATCGGCTACGCGATCGCCGCGGTGGTGGCCGTCACCGGCTTCGCGTTGGCGTTCCGGGATCTGTCCTGACCCTGGACGACGACCCGCCCCACGGGGCACCCTGGCGGTATGGATCTCGAAACCGAAGTCGACGAGATCGCCGACGGCATCTTCCGCTTGTCCACCTGGGTGCCCGACATCACCGAGCGTGGCTTCACGTTCAACCAGTTCCTGCTGACCGGTGACGAGCCGTTTCTGTTCCACACCGGCATGCGCCACCTGTTTCCCCTTGTCTCGCAGGCGATCGGCCGTGTCATTCCGCTGGACACGCTCCGGTGGATCTCGTTCGGCCACCTGGAGGCCGACGAATGCGGAGCGATGAATCTGCTGCTGGCTGCCGCACCCCATGCCGAGGTGGTCCACAGCCCATTGGCCATCTCGCTGTCACTGGCCGACATGTGCGACCGGGCCCCGGTCGCGGCACCCGAGGGCGGGCTCGACATCGGCGGGCACCGGTTGCGGTTCATCGCCACGCCGCACGTGCCGCACAACTGGGAATCCGGGCTGTGGTTCGACGAGACCACCGCGACCCTGCTCGCCGGCGACCTGTTCACCCACTCCGGGCGCTCTCCGGCTCTCACCGAATCCGATTGTGTGGCACCCGCGTTGGCGGCTGAAGGGCTTTTCCACGCCACGGGGTTGACGACGAACCTGGTGCCCACCATCGAACGGCTCGCCGAGCTCAAGCCCACGACGCTGGCGATCATGCACGGCTCGTCCCACCATGGTGACGGCGCAGCCCAGCTTCACGCATTGGCCAGCGGTTACACAGCCATGTTCGGCGCGTCATAACCGCACTGCCCCGCCCGTGATGCGTAGCCTTGTCGGCGATGAACGCGCGG
Proteins encoded:
- a CDS encoding DUF3159 domain-containing protein, with product MLGKTLDAFLDSPLSGIGPWALMAILAGPGRYEVAVLGALAISLVVLVLSRHRGITVHVLEVFGVSYFVLLALIGLAASSGTKAWLEMWSGEITNAAMAVFAVASLVIRRPYTMAYARDVTPRERWDTPLFKHNNMVLTAVWAGAFGFSAAVGFAGDVIYGDTDNFWTGWILQLAALSFAVAFTEFYPEYARAKAVASDEHPLPSWTRVLHWIPPFVLGTGVAGWVFGAVADVACLLLVLLGGAGTAVVRYRLVRRDAVGELRANVGI
- a CDS encoding FadR/GntR family transcriptional regulator translates to MNLPDSWTDRPVAIVRRNAAETVFEDLCSAIENGDLPVGVKLPPEAALAERYGVSRSVIREALRSCQTLGLTETKTGSGTVVISAHAATPHYGRFSARDLVEARPYIEVPAAGWAARRRTEAQLAELTSIVDRMEGEVDPARWVRLDTEFHLGIAKASGNEVFATVVAAIRGALSMQSRMLNASIHERRAASNREHRRILDAIASGDFADASDAMRQHLDRVEDAVNKLATITP
- a CDS encoding amino acid permease, whose amino-acid sequence is MPPSSPQSEAVRPGVSHEQLTREDAGYHKGLKPRQLQMIAIGGAIGTGLFLGAGGRLASAGPGLFLVYAVCGVFVFLILRALGELVLHRPSSGSFVSYAREFYGEKAAYAVGWLYFLNWAMTAIVDTTAIATYFHYWKTFNVIPQWLLALMALGIVLGVNLISVKVFGEMEFWAALIKVVALMTFLVVGTIFLAGRYPVDGHSTGLSIIGQNGGLFPTGALPLLIVTSGVVFAYAAVELVGTAAGETAEPEKIMPRAINSVVARIAIFYVGSVVLLALLLPYTAYDKHESPFVTFFSKIGFDGAGDIMNVVVLTAAFSSLNAGLYSTGRILRSMAMNGSAPKFTARMSRNGVPYGGIVLTCVICLFGVVLNAFQPGEAFEIVLNMAALGIIASWGTIVLCQLRLVKMADAGIMKRPSFRMPLTPYSGYATLLFLFAVLVLMAFDAPIGTWTIGTLVVLVPALIGGWYLVRGRVMEAARERMGYTGEFPVVANRPVDPDE
- a CDS encoding MBL fold metallo-hydrolase, with translation MDLETEVDEIADGIFRLSTWVPDITERGFTFNQFLLTGDEPFLFHTGMRHLFPLVSQAIGRVIPLDTLRWISFGHLEADECGAMNLLLAAAPHAEVVHSPLAISLSLADMCDRAPVAAPEGGLDIGGHRLRFIATPHVPHNWESGLWFDETTATLLAGDLFTHSGRSPALTESDCVAPALAAEGLFHATGLTTNLVPTIERLAELKPTTLAIMHGSSHHGDGAAQLHALASGYTAMFGAS